A window of Cellulomonas fimi contains these coding sequences:
- a CDS encoding DUF742 domain-containing protein yields MSEHIEYEARTVRPYAVTGGRVRSARSDLPLEALVEVMPGAVTSAGLPPEKRAILQHAAHTYISVAELSALLHLPLGVVRILVSDLSDQQYVRVHTSQPVEVNTGESPALSLSVLESVLNGISAL; encoded by the coding sequence ATGAGTGAGCACATCGAGTACGAGGCCAGGACGGTGCGGCCCTACGCCGTCACCGGCGGCCGCGTGCGCTCGGCGCGCTCCGACCTGCCCCTCGAGGCGCTGGTCGAGGTGATGCCGGGCGCTGTGACCAGCGCGGGGCTGCCGCCCGAGAAGCGGGCGATCCTGCAGCACGCCGCGCACACCTACATCTCGGTCGCAGAGCTCTCGGCTCTGCTCCACCTCCCCCTCGGGGTGGTCCGGATCCTCGTGTCCGACCTCTCCGACCAGCAGTACGTGCGCGTGCACACCTCTCAGCCGGTCGAGGTCAACACCGGTGAGTCCCCCGCCCTGTCCCTGAGCGTGCTGGAGAGTGTTCTCAATGGCATTTCCGCCCTCTGA
- a CDS encoding roadblock/LC7 domain-containing protein: MTALSTEAANFGWLLDNFVRTVPGTRHTLVVSADGLLMAMSEQLDRTSGDQLAAIVSGMSSLTRGASRQLRAGEVRQAIIEMDALFLFLMSVSNGSVLAVVAESSCDVGLIGYEMAMLVSRTEATLTPQLISEMRGQLPVDGATRAPVA, encoded by the coding sequence GTGACCGCGCTCAGCACCGAGGCAGCCAACTTCGGCTGGCTCCTGGACAACTTCGTCCGGACCGTGCCCGGCACTCGCCACACGCTCGTGGTGTCGGCGGACGGTCTGCTCATGGCGATGTCCGAGCAGCTCGACCGCACCAGCGGCGACCAGCTCGCGGCGATCGTCTCCGGCATGTCGAGCCTGACCCGTGGCGCGTCGCGCCAGCTCCGTGCGGGGGAGGTGCGCCAGGCGATCATCGAGATGGACGCCCTGTTCCTCTTCCTCATGAGCGTCTCGAACGGCTCGGTCCTCGCCGTGGTCGCCGAGTCGAGCTGCGACGTCGGCCTCATCGGCTACGAGATGGCGATGCTCGTCTCGCGCACCGAGGCGACGCTCACCCCGCAGCTCATCTCCGAGATGCGCGGCCAGCTCCCCGTCGACGGCGCGACCCGCGCCCCCGTGGCCTGA